A stretch of DNA from Candidatus Atribacteria bacterium:
GAGAAAATATTGGTATGGTTCAACAGGATGTCTTTTTATTTACCGGTTCAATAAAGGAAAATATATTATATGGAAAGCCTAACTCTGAGGATAAAGAAATTATAGAAGCGGCTAAAAATGCCAATATTCACGATTTTATTATGGGTTTGCCTGAAGGATATGATAGTTATATTGGAGAAAAGGGAATAACACTTTCCGGTGGTCAAAAACAAAGAATATCACTCGCCAGAGCATTTTTAAAAGATCCTGCTATACTTATTCTGGATGAAGCTACCTCGGCTTTAGATAGTGAAGCTGAAATTGTAATACAACAAGCTTTAAAAGAATTAACTATCGGTAGAACGGTGTTGGTAATTGCTCACCGGTTGTCTACTATTAAAAATGCTAACCAGATAGTGGTTTTAACTGATCAGGGAATAAAAGAAAAAGGTAATCACGATGAGCTTATAGCCAGGAAAGGATTATATGGCAAGCTATACCATGCTCAATTCAAAGGTTTTATACCGGATGAAATAGAATGAAAATTGTTTTTCTTAAAGCAATCTACAAGAATAAATACGATAAGAATAAGCTAGTTGTGCTTCAACAATCTTTTAGTTATACTTAATGGTAACAACACCGAAATCAGACAATTCTTAAAGAACAATCAAGATCAAATGATTAGGGGAAAAAATGGTCTATCGTTCTAATGATCAAACTAATATCATAAAAAAAATAGAAGAATTACGAGAAAAGATTAGGCATCATAATTATCGCTATTATGTTTTGGATGATCCAACTGTTTCAGATGCTGAATATGATCGATTCATGAGGGATTTAATAGAATTAGAAGAAAAATACCCCCAATATGTTAACGTCTATTCTCCCACTCAGAGAGTGGGTGTAGAGCCAGTTTCTCAATTTAGCACAGTAAAACATATTGCTCCCATGTTAAGCCTGGCGAATGCCTTTTCAACTGAAGAGCTGCGAGCTTTTGATCAGAGAATAAAAAAGTTAGTTTCACAAAAGATTAATTATGTAGTAGAACTGAAGATTGACGGACTGGCTGTTGCTTTAGTCTACGAAAACGGTATCTTTATAAGAGGAGCAACCCGAGGAGATGGAGCAATAGGAGAAGATATTACTTACAATCTTAGAAGCATAAAGACCATTCCTTTGAAATTGTTTGGTAAAGATATGTCCTCTCGCATTGAAGTTTATGGTGAAGTATACATGAAAAAGAGTGATTTTAAGAAATTAAATGAAGAACGAATGAAAAAAGGAGAGAATCTTTTTGCTAACCCGAGAAACGCTGCAGCTGGTTCAGCCAGGCAGCTTGATCCTCGAATCACCGCTCAAAGACACTTAGATACTTTTATTTACAGAATAACTTTTTCCCAGGAAAATAAATTCAAGACCCATATAGAAATTTTGGATTATCTAAAAAAGATCGGATTTAAAGTCAATCCTCATATAAAACTTTGTCAAGATATAGGGGAAGCTATTAATTACTGCCAGGAATGGATAGAAAAGAAAGAAGAGTTGGATTATGAGATTGATGGGATGGTCATTAAGGTTAATTCCTTGAAAATAAGAGAAGAGTTAGGCTCAACTACCCGAAGTCCTCGTTGGGCTATTGCCTATAAGTTTCCTGCCCAACAATTATCGACAAAAATCCAGGATATTGTGGTTCAAGTAGGGAGAACGGGAACGCTGACTCCGGTAGCCATACTAAATCCGGTTAGGATATCCGGCTCGATAGTGCAGAGAGCAACTCTGCATAACGAAGATGAAATTAAAAGGAAGGATATTCGAATCGGAGATGTTGTCTTGATTCAAAAAGCCGGAGAAGTTATTCCGGAAGTAGTTAAAGTAATAAAAGAGAAGAGAACGGGCAAGGAAAGAGAATTTATTATGCCCCAACAATGTCCGGTATGTGGTGCAAAGGTTTTTAGGTTGGAAAATGAAGTGGCTTCTCGATGTAATAGTCTTGGCTGTTCCGCTCAAATAAAAGAAAGGATCAGGCATTTTGCCTCCCGAAATGCTATGGATATTGAGGG
This window harbors:
- a CDS encoding ATP-binding cassette domain-containing protein encodes the protein ENIGMVQQDVFLFTGSIKENILYGKPNSEDKEIIEAAKNANIHDFIMGLPEGYDSYIGEKGITLSGGQKQRISLARAFLKDPAILILDEATSALDSEAEIVIQQALKELTIGRTVLVIAHRLSTIKNANQIVVLTDQGIKEKGNHDELIARKGLYGKLYHAQFKGFIPDEIE
- the ligA gene encoding NAD-dependent DNA ligase LigA, with the translated sequence MVYRSNDQTNIIKKIEELREKIRHHNYRYYVLDDPTVSDAEYDRFMRDLIELEEKYPQYVNVYSPTQRVGVEPVSQFSTVKHIAPMLSLANAFSTEELRAFDQRIKKLVSQKINYVVELKIDGLAVALVYENGIFIRGATRGDGAIGEDITYNLRSIKTIPLKLFGKDMSSRIEVYGEVYMKKSDFKKLNEERMKKGENLFANPRNAAAGSARQLDPRITAQRHLDTFIYRITFSQENKFKTHIEILDYLKKIGFKVNPHIKLCQDIGEAINYCQEWIEKKEELDYEIDGMVIKVNSLKIREELGSTTRSPRWAIAYKFPAQQLSTKIQDIVVQVGRTGTLTPVAILNPVRISGSIVQRATLHNEDEIKRKDIRIGDVVLIQKAGEVIPEVVKVIKEKRTGKEREFIMPQQCPVCGAKVFRLENEVASRCNSLGCSAQIKERIRHFASRNAMDIEGLGPAIIDQLVEKSFIKNISDLYFLKRSDLLSLERMGEKSVDNLLDAIEKSKEKSLGNLIYGLGIRYVGDHTSEVITRYYSTLDKLGKAKLEELIEINEIGPKIAESIILFFKEKKNIAIIQRLRSAGLNFKQEEEKTSEEKGARILTGKQFVLTGTLKDFTRSQAQEIISKLGGRVTGSVTKKTDYVIAGLEPGSKYQKAQELGVHIMNEEEFKKIINKTVS